A DNA window from Thiothrix subterranea contains the following coding sequences:
- the arfB gene encoding alternative ribosome rescue aminoacyl-tRNA hydrolase ArfB, whose product MNIPPEDLDFQPIRAQGSGGQNVNKVSTAIHLRFDIRASSLPDSWKEKLLSYADQRISGDGVVIIKAQTYNSQEKNRADALERLQQLIADATKVQKKRKATRPTFSSRLKRLDSKKKHSDIKSGRKKVDY is encoded by the coding sequence ATGAACATCCCTCCCGAAGACCTCGATTTCCAACCCATCCGTGCTCAAGGTTCTGGCGGGCAAAACGTCAATAAAGTCTCGACCGCGATTCACCTGCGTTTTGACATCCGTGCTTCTTCATTGCCGGATAGTTGGAAAGAAAAGTTATTGAGCTACGCTGATCAGCGCATTTCCGGCGATGGCGTGGTGATCATCAAGGCGCAAACCTACAACAGTCAGGAAAAAAACCGGGCGGACGCGCTTGAACGCTTGCAACAATTAATCGCGGATGCGACCAAAGTGCAAAAGAAGCGCAAAGCCACGCGCCCGACATTTAGCTCGCGGCTCAAGCGGCTTGACAGCAAGAAAAAGCACAGCGATATTAAATCGGGGCGTAAAAAAGTCGATTATTAG
- a CDS encoding Uma2 family endonuclease — protein MEARKFETVDDLLMIPSVDGRIELISGEIVKRPMARFAHAQVQSGLSDEVSPFKRRKGADGWWIVTEISVRYSEHHCPTHDLAGWRKARVPNPPEGVVDILPDWVCEITSPGHESKDLVMHLMRLQVYQVPYYWVISPENKTLIAYELAGEHYRVVFSKECIAVEDCQRVFIPPFAEQGIDLGYVFGVLA, from the coding sequence ATGGAAGCACGGAAATTTGAAACAGTCGATGACTTGTTAATGATTCCATCAGTCGATGGGCGCATTGAACTAATTAGCGGTGAAATTGTGAAACGCCCGATGGCGCGGTTTGCTCATGCACAGGTGCAATCGGGTCTTTCTGATGAAGTTTCCCCCTTCAAGCGCCGTAAAGGTGCAGATGGCTGGTGGATCGTGACGGAAATCAGCGTGCGTTACAGCGAACATCATTGCCCAACTCATGACCTTGCGGGATGGCGTAAGGCGCGTGTGCCTAATCCGCCGGAGGGTGTGGTGGATATTTTGCCTGACTGGGTGTGTGAAATTACTTCGCCGGGGCATGAAAGCAAGGATTTGGTGATGCACCTGATGCGCTTGCAGGTGTACCAAGTGCCTTATTATTGGGTGATTTCACCAGAGAATAAAACCCTGATTGCTTATGAGTTGGCGGGTGAGCATTACCGCGTGGTGTTTTCCAAGGAGTGTATTGCGGTTGAAGATTGCCAGCGGGTGTTTATTCCCCCGTTCGCTGAACAGGGGATTGATTTGGGGTATGTGTTTGGGGTGCTGGCGTAA
- a CDS encoding thiamine pyrophosphate-binding protein gives MQIQVSQLIVKFLQQLGVDTIFGMPGAHILPVYDDLYDSSIQTVLVKHEQGAAFMAGGYARVSGRIGACITTAGPGASNLITGIANAYADKLPMIVITGEAPTHIFGRGGLQESSGEGGSIDQTALFSGVTRYHKLIERTDYLTNVLNQAARQLVSDVPGPVVLSIPVNVQKELVDVAILDKLPTLKPLPKLQIAPPVLEQCAEMIRQAQRPVILAGYGCLQSAQARAELRKFSDHLNIPVATSLKGKGAIDERSELALGSLGVTSSGHAMHYFMEEADLIILLGAGFNERTSYVWKQGVLNPSKIIQVDRNVAQLEKVFKADLAIQSDLGDFLKSMNASCVPQGLEPKPRPDIAAFKRRIDQQNIVHDTVIFGDKFALVKTLFARLEQHFDEGIVLVDDNIIFAQNLYRVKDDDLFVPNTGVSSLGHAIPAAIGARFVLKKPMFAILGDGGFQMCCMEIMTAVNYQIPLTIIMFNNQTLGLIRKNQHQQYQQRFLDCDFQNPDYALLAQSFGINHFKIASDADCQRVFELADFHQGINLIELMVDQDAYPNYSSRR, from the coding sequence ATGCAAATTCAGGTCAGCCAACTCATCGTCAAATTCCTGCAACAGTTGGGGGTGGACACGATTTTCGGGATGCCGGGGGCGCACATTTTGCCGGTGTATGACGACTTGTATGACTCCAGCATCCAGACGGTGCTAGTCAAGCATGAGCAGGGGGCAGCATTCATGGCGGGTGGCTATGCCCGCGTGAGTGGGCGTATCGGGGCTTGCATTACTACCGCAGGCCCCGGTGCGAGTAATTTGATTACGGGCATTGCCAACGCCTACGCCGACAAATTGCCGATGATTGTGATTACCGGCGAAGCACCGACCCACATTTTTGGGCGCGGCGGTTTGCAGGAAAGTTCAGGCGAAGGCGGCAGCATTGACCAAACCGCACTGTTTTCGGGCGTGACCCGCTACCACAAGCTGATAGAACGCACCGATTACCTTACCAATGTGCTGAACCAGGCCGCTCGCCAACTGGTTTCCGACGTGCCCGGCCCCGTGGTGTTGAGCATCCCGGTCAATGTGCAAAAGGAACTGGTCGATGTCGCGATTCTGGACAAATTACCTACGCTGAAGCCATTACCCAAGCTGCAAATTGCCCCGCCAGTGCTGGAACAATGCGCCGAAATGATTCGCCAAGCGCAACGTCCGGTGATTCTGGCGGGTTACGGTTGCCTGCAATCGGCGCAAGCACGTGCCGAATTGCGCAAGTTCAGCGACCACCTCAATATTCCGGTTGCCACCAGCTTGAAGGGCAAAGGGGCTATCGACGAACGTTCCGAACTCGCTTTGGGCAGTTTGGGGGTCACGTCCAGCGGTCACGCCATGCACTATTTCATGGAAGAAGCTGACCTGATTATTTTGCTGGGCGCGGGTTTTAACGAGCGTACCAGTTATGTGTGGAAACAGGGCGTATTAAACCCCAGTAAAATCATTCAAGTTGACCGCAATGTGGCGCAATTGGAAAAGGTATTCAAAGCCGATTTAGCCATTCAATCTGACCTTGGTGATTTCCTCAAATCCATGAATGCCAGTTGCGTTCCGCAGGGGCTTGAACCGAAACCACGCCCGGATATTGCTGCCTTCAAACGCCGTATTGACCAGCAAAACATTGTGCATGACACAGTGATTTTCGGGGACAAATTCGCACTGGTGAAAACCTTGTTTGCGCGGCTGGAACAGCATTTTGACGAAGGCATTGTGTTGGTCGATGACAATATCATTTTCGCGCAAAACCTTTATCGAGTGAAAGATGATGATTTGTTTGTGCCGAATACTGGCGTGTCGTCATTAGGTCATGCGATTCCTGCGGCAATTGGCGCACGGTTTGTGTTGAAAAAGCCAATGTTTGCGATTCTCGGCGATGGCGGTTTTCAGATGTGCTGCATGGAAATCATGACGGCGGTGAATTACCAGATTCCGCTGACTATCATTATGTTTAATAACCAGACCTTGGGCTTAATCCGTAAAAACCAGCATCAGCAATACCAACAGCGTTTTCTCGATTGCGATTTCCAAAACCCGGATTACGCGCTCTTGGCACAATCGTTTGGGATTAACCATTTTAAAATTGCCAGCGATGCTGATTGCCAACGTGTGTTTGAATTAGCCGATTTTCACCAAGGCATTAATTTGATTGAACTGATGGTGGATCAGGATGCTTACCCCAATTATTCTTCGCGCCGTTGA
- a CDS encoding DNA methyltransferase has translation MKELYHGDCLEIMKGLQEKTIDMIYLDPPFLTNKKHSLSSRDRTSHYSFDDLWACHKTYADFMLYRLIEAKRILKDSGTIFIHCDKTANHILRLVGEEVFGQDNFLSEIIWSYKRWSNSANNLTPNHQNILFFAKTDSYKFNKIFTDYSETTNIDQILQKRSRDAHNKSIYAREDDGSVVSADEKKGVPLADVWEIPFLNPKAKERTGYPTQKPILLLDRIIEISTDEGDLVLDPFCGSGTTLVAAKMKGRKFIGIDSSLDAIELSKSRLETLVKTESALLTKGRESYINADEKSLAILSGLDVLPVHRNAGIDAILKRNYQAKPVPIRVQRENETLYEAASKLSAAARKKGAKIAFLVATRKAQDLIEMKFDDHIVQIINSPALEIGSFIDEQWSKQLLNQTG, from the coding sequence ATGAAAGAATTATATCACGGTGATTGCCTAGAAATAATGAAGGGTTTGCAAGAAAAAACCATTGACATGATTTATCTTGACCCGCCGTTTCTCACGAATAAAAAACACAGTTTAAGTTCTAGGGACAGAACCTCCCACTATAGCTTTGATGACCTGTGGGCGTGCCATAAAACATACGCTGACTTTATGTTGTATCGCCTGATTGAGGCAAAGAGAATCCTAAAAGATTCTGGTACAATATTTATTCATTGTGATAAAACGGCTAACCACATCCTAAGATTAGTTGGTGAAGAGGTATTTGGTCAGGATAACTTCCTTTCCGAAATCATTTGGTCATACAAAAGATGGTCAAACTCTGCTAACAATCTCACGCCAAATCATCAGAATATCTTATTTTTTGCAAAAACCGACAGCTATAAATTCAATAAAATATTTACTGACTATTCAGAAACCACCAATATTGATCAAATTCTGCAAAAAAGATCAAGAGATGCACACAATAAATCCATTTATGCGCGTGAAGATGATGGTAGTGTTGTTTCAGCCGATGAGAAAAAAGGTGTTCCATTAGCCGATGTGTGGGAAATCCCTTTTCTAAATCCAAAAGCCAAAGAGCGCACTGGATACCCAACCCAAAAGCCCATCTTATTGCTTGATCGAATCATTGAAATATCAACCGATGAAGGTGATTTAGTGCTTGACCCCTTTTGTGGAAGTGGGACTACTCTAGTCGCTGCCAAGATGAAAGGCAGAAAGTTCATAGGAATAGATTCGTCGTTAGATGCCATCGAGCTATCTAAATCGCGACTAGAAACATTAGTAAAAACAGAATCCGCCTTGCTAACTAAAGGTCGAGAGTCCTATATCAATGCAGATGAAAAATCTCTGGCAATACTTTCCGGTCTTGATGTGTTGCCTGTGCATCGCAACGCGGGAATAGATGCAATCTTAAAAAGAAACTATCAAGCTAAACCCGTGCCAATAAGAGTACAACGTGAGAACGAAACCCTTTATGAAGCAGCGTCAAAATTATCAGCAGCGGCGAGAAAAAAAGGCGCTAAGATTGCATTTCTTGTTGCTACCCGTAAAGCACAAGATTTAATTGAAATGAAATTTGACGATCATATCGTGCAAATCATTAACTCTCCGGCATTAGAAATTGGCTCATTCATAGATGAACAGTGGTCTAAGCAATTACTCAACCAAACGGGCTAA
- a CDS encoding DUF3293 domain-containing protein: MMTTELLAAYHAAHYQVQYPQGAFTLRTDSPSDELAQLLRETGHTCAAFITACNPHSWPLSEAENALAQQQLAAELAEHGYMTIPAIGLDPAGEWQGEASFLVPGLDLENAKSLGEQYAQNAILWADSATAVPQLVLLAA, encoded by the coding sequence ATGATGACAACAGAATTGCTGGCGGCGTATCACGCTGCCCATTACCAAGTGCAATACCCACAGGGCGCATTTACGCTGCGCACCGACAGCCCGTCCGACGAATTAGCGCAGTTATTGCGGGAAACGGGGCATACGTGTGCGGCGTTTATCACGGCTTGCAATCCGCATAGCTGGCCGTTGAGTGAGGCGGAAAATGCCTTGGCACAACAGCAACTAGCAGCAGAGTTAGCAGAACACGGTTATATGACCATTCCCGCGATTGGCTTAGACCCGGCGGGCGAATGGCAAGGCGAAGCGAGTTTTCTGGTGCCGGGTTTGGACTTGGAAAATGCCAAATCACTGGGTGAACAGTACGCCCAGAACGCGATTTTGTGGGCAGATTCAGCCACCGCCGTGCCGCAATTGGTGCTGTTAGCCGCCTAG
- the murA gene encoding UDP-N-acetylglucosamine 1-carboxyvinyltransferase yields MQKLIIEGGVTLDGDVEISGAKNAVLPLLAATLLAETPMTIRNVPRLKDVSTLAAVIAGMGVTVETDEHNNVHTDTSTIQHFVAPYDLVRTMRASILVLGPMVARYGEAEVSLPGGCAIGSRPVNIHLSGLEAMGAKIVVEEGYIRATAKRLKGAKIVMDIVTVTGTENLLMAAVLAEGTTVLENAAREPEVVDLANCLIAMGAKIKGAGTDKITVEGVTNLKGVDYSVLPDRIETGTFLAAAAITGGRVRTLKAAPDTLDAVLHKFTEAGALVTTGADWIEVDMRDRTLKAVDIRTDPYPAFPTDMQAQFMAMNAVSRGIGVIVETIFENRMMHVAELMRLGANIRLEGNTAIVAGMPYLKGAPVMATDLRASASLVLAGLAAQGKTTIDRIYHTDRGYERIEEKLSRLGARIQRVNG; encoded by the coding sequence ATGCAAAAGCTGATTATCGAAGGCGGCGTAACCCTAGACGGAGACGTAGAAATCTCCGGTGCGAAAAACGCTGTCCTGCCCCTGCTCGCTGCCACCTTACTGGCAGAAACCCCCATGACCATCCGCAATGTGCCGCGCCTGAAAGACGTGTCCACGTTGGCGGCAGTCATCGCGGGCATGGGCGTTACCGTGGAAACTGACGAACACAATAATGTCCACACCGACACGTCCACCATTCAGCATTTTGTTGCGCCGTATGACTTGGTACGCACCATGCGGGCTTCGATCCTCGTCCTCGGTCCGATGGTGGCACGTTACGGTGAAGCCGAAGTGTCCCTGCCCGGTGGTTGTGCGATTGGCTCACGCCCCGTCAATATTCACCTCTCCGGTTTGGAAGCGATGGGGGCAAAGATTGTAGTCGAAGAAGGCTACATCCGTGCCACTGCCAAGCGCCTCAAAGGTGCAAAAATTGTCATGGACATTGTGACGGTGACAGGCACAGAAAACTTGCTAATGGCGGCGGTATTAGCGGAAGGCACAACGGTTCTGGAAAATGCCGCGCGTGAACCGGAAGTGGTCGACCTTGCCAATTGCCTGATTGCGATGGGTGCAAAGATCAAAGGTGCGGGTACTGACAAAATCACTGTCGAAGGCGTGACTAACCTCAAAGGCGTCGATTACAGCGTGCTGCCCGACCGTATCGAAACGGGTACTTTTTTAGCAGCCGCCGCGATTACCGGCGGGCGTGTGAGGACATTAAAAGCCGCACCTGATACACTTGATGCTGTACTGCACAAATTTACCGAAGCGGGTGCATTGGTCACGACCGGCGCGGATTGGATCGAAGTCGACATGCGGGATCGCACCCTGAAAGCGGTCGATATTCGTACAGACCCTTACCCCGCGTTTCCCACCGATATGCAAGCGCAATTCATGGCGATGAATGCCGTTTCACGCGGCATTGGCGTGATTGTCGAAACGATTTTCGAGAACCGTATGATGCACGTTGCCGAATTGATGCGTTTGGGGGCAAACATCCGCTTGGAAGGCAATACCGCCATCGTTGCCGGAATGCCTTACTTGAAAGGTGCGCCCGTCATGGCAACTGACTTACGCGCTTCCGCCTCGCTGGTACTGGCAGGCTTGGCAGCGCAAGGCAAAACCACGATTGACCGGATTTACCATACCGACCGTGGCTATGAACGCATTGAAGAAAAACTCTCCCGCCTGGGTGCGCGAATCCAACGGGTAAATGGATAA
- a CDS encoding sugar-binding protein produces the protein MAALLLLLGLSTVKPAAAFYNSHSALGTNTNEIMDDDSSAPFIDLMKMALPFREARQLNKGNIEYDRNGWPKTISQGGQAGTRFVSKLPVGTIPSGQYIVLYEGEGKLDYRNDASLVAGALGRDIINLDPGKDNELNATLFILATNPANPIRNIRILPPGGICANNPFQRVAGAGQCKGNYLSFEQHSSKIIFNPDYLTYMRDFRVIRFMNMSGITRNPVYAWEDRASIDQQTWGGAEGIRGAPMEVMVELANRLHADPWFSMPHAASNDFIRRFAEYVQANLEPSLKVYVEYSNEVWNGVFTQHAFAKQQGVQMGLDPDPNQAAYKFYSKRSVDVFGIWEQVFRGNKRVVRVMSGLVGSTAMSKTILSYNGAYRFTDAYAVAPYVYGDANALRKARSVSDIFQVMTDPKYPHSLPNEIKLIAKQAEVAKSFGVDLIAYEGGQHLVDMTTKSDTQHPNNLFYAANRHPQMAAIYQQLLTGWKQAGGKLFVHFSSPRIYRKYGSFGTKEYITQPDAQAPKHRALLEFTRVNRCWWNGCSGDTLVRQAKPAVTLEAMKTQSEPLDATAPQYEPIHGEPPPFPMGNIPPEDAAPPSVETTLVTMRTMPNEQYVAGGGALIRQVRNPADVWAGASAYQLRNVLNGKIDGTADLAAMWQASWDQQNLYLRIGVEDDRPGVSDSTVPWEDDAVELYLDADGSMSQQYDQRNDFHFIVNLKAGNIVLGKNSPKIDRVPLRHTVTRSGNGYVLDVTLPWAGLGISPRAGQRMGLDIHVDDDDDGGDRDGKLAWKAKQDDAWQNPALFGGVILGE, from the coding sequence ATGGCTGCTTTGCTGCTGCTATTGGGTTTAAGTACGGTTAAACCTGCCGCCGCGTTTTACAACAGCCATTCGGCACTGGGAACGAATACCAATGAAATCATGGATGACGATTCCAGTGCGCCGTTCATTGATTTAATGAAAATGGCGTTGCCATTTCGCGAAGCACGGCAGTTAAACAAGGGTAATATCGAATACGATCGCAACGGCTGGCCGAAAACCATTTCGCAAGGTGGGCAGGCTGGCACGCGCTTTGTGAGCAAATTACCGGTGGGCACAATTCCCAGCGGACAGTACATTGTGTTGTATGAAGGCGAGGGCAAGCTGGATTACCGCAACGATGCGAGCTTGGTAGCGGGTGCGTTGGGGCGCGACATCATTAATCTCGATCCGGGTAAAGACAATGAGCTGAACGCGACCTTGTTTATTCTGGCGACGAATCCGGCGAATCCCATCCGCAATATTCGCATTCTGCCGCCGGGTGGCATTTGTGCGAATAATCCGTTTCAGCGCGTGGCGGGAGCGGGGCAATGCAAAGGGAATTATTTGTCATTTGAGCAGCATTCCAGCAAGATTATTTTTAACCCCGATTATTTGACGTATATGCGCGATTTTCGTGTGATCCGTTTCATGAACATGAGCGGGATTACCCGTAACCCGGTGTATGCGTGGGAAGACCGCGCCAGCATCGACCAGCAAACCTGGGGTGGGGCAGAGGGCATTCGCGGCGCACCGATGGAAGTGATGGTGGAACTCGCCAACCGTTTGCACGCCGATCCGTGGTTTTCGATGCCTCATGCGGCGAGTAACGATTTTATCCGCCGCTTTGCCGAATACGTGCAAGCCAATCTTGAGCCGAGCTTGAAAGTGTACGTGGAATATTCCAACGAGGTGTGGAACGGCGTGTTTACCCAACACGCTTTTGCCAAGCAACAAGGCGTGCAAATGGGCTTAGACCCCGACCCGAATCAAGCAGCGTACAAATTTTATTCCAAGCGTTCGGTGGATGTGTTTGGCATTTGGGAGCAAGTGTTTCGTGGCAATAAGCGCGTGGTGCGGGTGATGTCCGGTTTGGTCGGCAGCACCGCGATGAGCAAAACGATTTTGTCTTATAACGGTGCTTACCGCTTTACCGACGCTTACGCAGTCGCGCCGTATGTGTATGGCGATGCCAATGCCTTGCGCAAAGCGCGTAGCGTCAGTGATATTTTCCAAGTGATGACTGACCCGAAATACCCGCATTCCTTGCCTAATGAAATCAAGTTGATTGCGAAACAGGCAGAGGTGGCCAAAAGCTTCGGGGTGGATTTGATCGCGTATGAAGGCGGGCAACATTTGGTGGACATGACCACGAAATCTGACACTCAGCACCCCAACAACCTGTTTTACGCTGCTAACCGTCACCCGCAAATGGCTGCTATTTATCAGCAACTTCTGACAGGCTGGAAGCAGGCGGGGGGTAAATTATTCGTGCATTTCAGTTCACCGCGCATTTACCGCAAATACGGCAGTTTTGGCACTAAGGAATACATTACCCAGCCGGATGCGCAAGCACCTAAACACCGTGCTTTGCTGGAATTTACCCGTGTGAATCGTTGTTGGTGGAACGGTTGTTCTGGGGATACCTTGGTACGTCAGGCAAAACCGGCGGTGACATTGGAGGCGATGAAAACCCAATCCGAACCCTTGGATGCGACCGCGCCACAATACGAACCCATCCACGGCGAACCGCCGCCATTCCCCATGGGAAATATTCCGCCAGAAGATGCCGCGCCGCCGTCAGTGGAAACCACCTTAGTGACGATGCGCACCATGCCTAATGAACAATACGTAGCGGGTGGCGGTGCCTTGATTCGGCAAGTGCGGAATCCGGCGGATGTTTGGGCAGGGGCTTCGGCTTATCAATTGCGCAATGTGTTGAATGGCAAGATCGACGGCACGGCAGATTTGGCCGCCATGTGGCAAGCCAGTTGGGATCAGCAAAATCTGTACTTACGTATTGGGGTAGAAGATGACCGCCCCGGCGTGAGCGATTCCACTGTGCCTTGGGAAGATGACGCGGTTGAATTGTACTTGGATGCGGACGGTTCGATGAGCCAGCAATACGACCAACGCAACGATTTCCACTTTATTGTTAATTTAAAAGCGGGCAATATCGTTTTGGGTAAAAATTCACCGAAAATTGACCGCGTACCGTTGCGGCATACAGTGACTCGTTCCGGCAATGGCTACGTGCTGGATGTCACCTTGCCTTGGGCAGGTCTGGGAATTAGCCCGCGTGCAGGGCAACGCATGGGCTTGGATATTCATGTGGACGACGACGACGACGGCGGCGACCGCGACGGCAAATTGGCATGGAAAGCCAAACAAGACGACGCTTGGCAAAATCCGGCGCTGTTCGGTGGCGTGATTTTGGGCGAATAA
- a CDS encoding bifunctional GNAT family N-acetyltransferase/carbon-nitrogen hydrolase family protein has translation MATTNTLSDPAIQLQLRQAKMDDIPQIAALSERVYAGTGMYGYPEPVLIGQQNHFPEGQFVVVAGEKIVGYCATLRVSEKRAFKQHNWSEITGNGYIATHDPHGEWLYGMEVCVDPNYRGYRIGQRLYNARKQLAQDLSLKGIVFAGRLPTLASRIKRYGTAEAYVEAVRKKEQRDPVLSFQLRNDFEFIGLIPHYLDADHQSMGYGVHMIWRNPKVSQTPTKGKQKNYGKRQPDSVRVGTVQYQQRKVQSFEEFMEAVAYFVDVVADYKGDFVVFPELFTLQLLSMESQQLSPVEAIEALTKYTPQFREAMRDLALRYNINIIGGSHPTRMPNGRVENICYIFLRDGTVHEQAKIHPTPNEAYWWNIEGGSELDVIQTDCGPIGVLICYDSEFPELARHLTDQGAQILFVPFCTDERQGYLRVRYCCQARAVENQIYVVMSGNCGNLPNVANMDIQYAQSCILTPCDLPFARDGIAADTTPNTEMVAMADLRPDLLMTARNSGSVQNLRDRRHDLYHVRWKGK, from the coding sequence ATGGCTACCACCAACACACTTTCCGACCCCGCTATCCAGCTCCAACTCCGCCAAGCCAAAATGGATGACATTCCCCAAATTGCCGCGCTATCCGAGCGCGTTTATGCAGGCACGGGGATGTACGGCTACCCAGAGCCGGTACTGATCGGGCAGCAAAATCACTTCCCAGAAGGGCAATTTGTGGTGGTCGCAGGCGAAAAAATCGTCGGTTACTGCGCCACCCTGCGCGTCAGCGAAAAACGCGCCTTCAAGCAACATAACTGGAGCGAAATTACCGGCAACGGCTACATCGCAACCCACGACCCTCACGGCGAATGGCTCTATGGCATGGAAGTATGCGTCGACCCCAACTACCGTGGCTACCGCATCGGGCAACGCCTGTACAATGCCCGCAAACAATTAGCGCAAGACCTCTCGCTGAAAGGCATCGTTTTCGCCGGGCGTTTGCCCACGCTTGCCAGCCGCATCAAGCGTTACGGTACAGCGGAAGCCTATGTCGAAGCCGTGCGCAAAAAGGAACAGCGCGACCCGGTACTTTCCTTCCAGCTACGCAATGATTTCGAGTTCATTGGCTTAATCCCGCATTATCTGGATGCTGACCACCAATCAATGGGTTACGGTGTCCACATGATTTGGCGCAACCCCAAAGTTTCGCAGACGCCCACCAAAGGCAAACAGAAAAATTACGGCAAACGCCAACCCGATAGCGTGCGCGTCGGCACGGTGCAATACCAGCAACGCAAAGTGCAATCGTTCGAGGAATTCATGGAAGCCGTCGCCTACTTCGTTGATGTGGTAGCCGATTACAAGGGCGATTTCGTGGTGTTCCCCGAACTCTTCACCCTGCAATTATTGTCGATGGAATCGCAGCAATTAAGCCCCGTGGAAGCCATTGAAGCGCTCACCAAATACACCCCGCAATTCCGCGAAGCCATGCGCGACCTAGCGTTGCGTTACAATATCAATATTATCGGCGGCTCTCACCCCACACGGATGCCGAATGGTCGGGTGGAAAACATTTGCTACATTTTCCTGCGTGACGGCACGGTACACGAACAAGCCAAAATTCACCCCACGCCCAATGAAGCGTATTGGTGGAATATCGAAGGCGGCAGTGAATTGGATGTCATTCAAACCGATTGCGGCCCCATCGGGGTACTGATTTGCTACGACTCGGAATTTCCCGAACTGGCACGCCACCTCACTGATCAGGGCGCACAAATTTTGTTTGTGCCGTTTTGTACCGATGAACGCCAAGGCTACTTGCGGGTGCGTTATTGCTGTCAGGCACGCGCCGTCGAAAATCAGATTTACGTGGTCATGTCCGGCAACTGTGGCAACCTGCCCAACGTCGCCAATATGGATATTCAATACGCACAAAGCTGCATTCTCACCCCGTGCGACCTGCCGTTTGCGCGTGACGGTATCGCCGCCGACACCACTCCCAACACCGAAATGGTCGCCATGGCTGACCTGCGCCCCGATTTATTAATGACAGCCCGCAACAGTGGCTCGGTACAAAACCTGCGCGACCGCCGCCATGACTTGTACCACGTCCGTTGGAAAGGCAAATAG
- a CDS encoding ApaLI family restriction endonuclease codes for MTIQQAINALALDYSNRLRAAIDARTEEMLADDVSHYLIYRVLGISKFEGQQIDSYQNKGRFLYKYAGSFLEQATKKCFEHAFPDSGSLRIPNTRGQKPKTFEIDCLVGNDALEIKWKDATTDGDHITKEHTRIQVIADAGYTPIRVMFYYPNRQQAMRIQQTLETLYQGVGGHYYYGDTAWAYVQKRTGIDLKAILEQIANERVPNED; via the coding sequence ATGACAATTCAGCAAGCAATAAATGCTCTGGCTCTCGACTACTCAAATCGGCTGCGGGCGGCGATTGATGCAAGAACAGAGGAAATGTTAGCTGATGACGTATCACATTATTTGATATACCGAGTGTTGGGGATTTCTAAATTTGAAGGTCAACAAATCGACAGCTACCAGAACAAAGGGCGATTTTTGTATAAGTACGCCGGTTCATTTCTCGAACAAGCCACCAAAAAATGTTTTGAACATGCTTTTCCCGATTCGGGAAGTCTTCGCATCCCAAATACCAGAGGTCAAAAACCCAAAACATTTGAAATTGATTGCTTGGTAGGAAATGATGCGCTTGAAATAAAATGGAAAGATGCAACCACTGATGGTGATCATATCACCAAAGAACATACCAGAATTCAGGTCATTGCTGATGCGGGGTATACGCCCATTAGAGTCATGTTTTATTACCCAAATCGTCAGCAAGCCATGCGTATTCAGCAAACTCTTGAAACGCTTTATCAAGGAGTGGGTGGTCATTATTATTATGGGGACACTGCTTGGGCTTATGTGCAAAAAAGAACAGGCATAGATTTAAAAGCAATACTGGAACAAATCGCCAATGAGCGCGTTCCAAATGAAGACTAA